The Populus nigra chromosome 19, ddPopNigr1.1, whole genome shotgun sequence genome includes a window with the following:
- the LOC133680369 gene encoding pheophytinase, chloroplastic-like — translation MEILSSSTASCCLVVNLRWKLAENGSNSSQLKLPTSRERKILFARTNQRNGSLRFSSVDKFLEKLNHGKGSRSLDSFGGLKNGNSKVFSGNSSSYVVGGEDDVASITENGESPTKVLIPGLPDESNGEYSAPISSCFWKWKPKLNVHYEKAGCENVNSPPVLFLPGFGVGSFHYEKQLKDLGRDYRVWAIDFLGQGMSLPVENPTLFSKDGAASEGKDSIWGFGDEIEPWANELVFSMDLWQDQVHNFIEEVIGEPVYIVGNSLGGFVALYFAARYPHLVKGVTLLNATPFWGFLPNPIRSPRLARIFPWSGTFPLPANVRKLIEFFWQKISDPKSIAEILKQVYTDHSTNIDKVFSRILEITQHPAAAASFASIMFAPQGQLSFKETLARCKMSDIPICLVYGKEDPWVKPVWGLQVKQQVPEALYYEISPAGHCPHDEVPEAVNYLLRGWIKNLESHGSVALPLHEDAEVVENSIARDLEFVREGSRKSVIVRFFGSRFSIWNSLSSYINSQFRKTTSRILTP, via the exons ATGGAGATTCTTTCTTCCAGTACCGCATCTTGTTGTCTTGTTGTAAATTTGAGGTGGAAACTAGCTGAAAATGGATCAAATTCTTCCCAGTTAAAGCTCCCTACTAGTAGAGAACGCAAAATTCTGTTTGCTAGGACTAATCAAAGAAATGGGTCACTGAGATTTTCTAGTGTTGATAAGTTCTTGGAAAAACTCAATCATGGGAAAGGTTCTAGGTCACTTGACTCATTTGGAGGGTTAAAGAATGGCAATTCAAAGGTTTTCAGTGGAAATTCTAGTAGTTATGTGGTTGGTGGAGAGGATGACGTGGCGAGTATTACAGAAAATGGAGAATCTCCGACTAAGGTTTTGATTCCGGGATTGCCAGATGAATCCAATGGTGAATATAGTGCCCCCATAAGCAGTTGTTTTTGGAAATGGAAGCCTAAACTTAATGTGCATTATGAGAAAGCTGGTTGTGAAAATGTGAATTCTCCACCAGTGTTGTTTCTTCCTGGATTTGGTGTTGGTTCCTTTCATTATGAGAAGCAATTGAAGGATTTGGGTCGTGACTACAGAGTATGGGCGATTGATTTTCTTGGGCAGGGAATGTCATTGCCAGTTGAGAATCCCACTCTGTTCTCAAAGGATGGGGCTGCCTCAGAAGGGAAGGATTCCATTTGGGGGtttggagatgagattgaaccATGGGCGAATGAGCTTGTTTTCTCTATGGATTTATGGCAGGACCAAGTTCACAATTTCATAGAAGAG GTAATTGGCGAACCAGTATATATTGTAGGGAACTCGCTGGGAGGATTTGTTGCATTATACTTTGCAGCAAGATACCCTCATTTAGTGAAAGGTGTTACATTGCTAAATGCAACTCCGTTTTGGGGTTTTCTACCTAATCCAATAAGATCTCCAAGATTAGCAAGGATATTTCCATGGTCTGGGACATTTCCTCTACCTGCAAATGTTAGAAAGCTCATAGAATTCtt TTGGCAGAAAATAAGTGATCCTAAAAGTATTGCAGAGATACTTAAACAGGTTTACACAGATCATTCTACAAATATTGACAAAGTGTTTTCTCGTATTCTTGAGATTACGCAAcatcctgctgctgctgcatcaTTTGCCTCAATAATGTTTGCTCCTCAGGGGCAGCTATCCTTCAAGGAGACTTTAGCCAG GTGTAAAATGAGCGATATTCCCATTTGTCTCGTGTATGGAAAGGAGGACCCCTGGGTGAAGCCTGTCTGGGGCCTACAGGTGAAACAGCAGGTGCCAGAAGCTCTGTATTATGAGATCAGCCCAGCTGGTCACTGTCCCCATGATGAAGTTCCTGAG GCTGTGAATTACTTGCTTCGTGGGTGGATTAAAAACCTGGAATCCCATGGTTCAGTTGCCCTACCATTACATGAGGATGCAGAAGTTGTGGAGAATAGCATTGCCAGGGACTTGGAATTTGTGAGAGAAGGATCAAGAAAATCAGTTATTGTTCGGTTCTTTGGATCCAGGTTTTCTATTTGGAATAGCCTTAGCTCTTACATTAATTCTCAATTCAGGAAAACTACTAGCCGAATCCTGACACCATAG
- the LOC133679607 gene encoding acyl-CoA--sterol O-acyltransferase 1-like, which produces MEGEIRNFLKVWLSIFFCLCCCYAIGKAIPKGKTRLLFLIPFVCLFFYLPLNLSTIFLGGNTAFYIAWLGNFKLLLFACGKGPLSSQYSSRSLLTFVSVACLPIKIQENPPPKSQNQENQPPVIPTDQTHKSSLNYAIKGVLWAFLVVVHDYNEYIHPKIILCLLCLHLYIFLDVVLALVAVLARTILGLELEPQFNEPHLSTSLQDFWGKRWNLMVSSILRQTVYEPTRNISTRVVGRRWSPIPAVLATFLLSAIMHEVMFYYLLRVKPTWEVTWFFLLHGFCVTVEIVIKKALKGRWQLPRVISGLFTIGFVMVTSCWLFFPKPLQCRADVRAFEEYAALRAFGRDCSHALFGRPSITRSY; this is translated from the coding sequence atggagggtgAGATTCGCAACTTCCTGAAGGTATGGCtctcaatctttttttgtttatgctgCTGCTATGCCATTGGTAAGGCAAtaccaaaaggaaaaacaagacTCCTATTCCTAATCCCATTTGTGTGCCTCTTTTTCTACCTTCCTCTTAATCTCTCCACCATATTTCTTGGGGGCAACACAGCATTTTACATTGCTTGGCTTGGAAATTTCAAGCTCTTACTCTTTGCTTGCGGTAAGGGCCCTTTATCTTCACAATATTCATCAAGGTCTCTCTTAACTTTTGTTTCTGTTGCTTGTTTGCCCATCAAGATCCAAGAAAACCCACCTCCAAAAtcacaaaaccaagaaaaccaaCCTCCTGTAATACCTACAGATCAAACCCACAAATCTTCGTTGAACTATGCAATAAAAGGTGTGCTTTGGGCATTTCTGGTAGTTGTCCATGATTATAATGAATACATCCATCCAAAAATCATCTTGTGTCTTCTATGTCTCCATTTATACATCTTCCTCGACGTTGTCCTAGCCTTAGTTGCAGTCTTGGCTCGAACCATCCTAGGACTAGAGCTAGAGCCACAATTCAACGAGCCACACCTCTCTACATCTCTACAAGACTTTTGGGGCAAACGATGGAACCTCATGGTCAGCAGCATCCTACGCCAGACCGTCTACGAACCCACCCGCAACATTAGCACACGCGTCGTCGGTCGGAGGTGGTCCCCAATCCCCGCTGTTTTGGCCACGTTCTTGTTATCAGCCATTATGCACGAGGTCATGTTTTATTACCTGCTTCGCGTGAAACCGACATGGGAGGTCACATGGTTCTTTCTTCTACATGGATTTTGTGTAACAGTTGAAATTGTAATAAAGAAAGCGTTAAAGGGCAGGTGGCAATTGCCGAGGGTGATCTCAGGACTCTTCACCATAGGATTCGTCATGGTCACTAGCTGTTGGCTGTTCTTTCCTAAGCCGCTCCAGTGTAGGGCGGATGTCAGGGCGTTTGAAGAATATGCGGCACTTAGAGCTTTCGGGAGGGACTGCTCTCATGCTCTATTTGGACGCCCTTCCATCACCAGAAGCTATTAG
- the LOC133679474 gene encoding acyl-CoA--sterol O-acyltransferase 1, whose product MEGEILNFIKVWISVLVSLCFCYSIRNIVPKGTKRLLSVLPVVCLFLYLPLKISSVHLGGSTAFFIAWLANFKVLLFAFGKGPLSSDPSISLPLFIALACLPIKIRQKGKNKETPSPNPRLDGQSKENPAPSRGKEGLRNYAVKGVLLAMLIRAYDYSDYIHPNVILIMYSFHVYFFLEILLAVGAVLARNFLGLELEPQFNEPYLATSLQDFWGCRWNLVVTSILRPTVYEPTRAIGSHLIGRKWAPLPAVFATFVVSAIMHEIIFYYLGRVRPNWEISWFFLLHGICLTAEIALKKVLNNRWRLPKMISTMLTVGFVMSTGFWLFFPKFVEYKVDVRAFEEYAEIGAYMKNVSQSIARVLPGH is encoded by the coding sequence ATGGAGGGCGAGATTCTTAACTTCATTAAGGTGTGGATTTCTGTCCTCGTTTCTCTGTGCTTTTGCTATTCCATTAGAAACATAGTTCCTAAAGGAACAAAAAGACTCCTTTCTGTACTGCCAGTAGTTTGCCTCTTTCTCTACCTCCCTCTTAAAATCTCCTCCGTGCATCTTGGTGGTAGCACAGCATTCTTCATCGCTTGGTTGGCCAACTTCAAGGTCCTACTCTTTGCTTTCGGTAAGGGTCCTCTGTCTTCAGATCCATCAATCTCACTACCACTTTTTATAGCTCTTGCTTGCTTACCAATCAAGATCCGacaaaagggtaaaaataaagaaaccccaTCTCCAAATCCTCGCCTAGATGGGCAAAGCAAAGAGAACCCAGCTCCTAGCAGAGGTAAAGAAGGCCTTCGGAATTATGCAGTAAAGGGTGTGCTCTTGGCCATGCTGATACGTGCATATGACTACAGCGATTACATTCATCCAAATGTTATCTTGATCATGTACTCTTTCCATGTCTACTTTTTCCTTGAAATCCTTCTAGCCGTGGGTGCAGTCCTGGCTCGAAATTTTCTAGGCCTGGAACTTGAACCTCAATTCAACGAGCCATACcttgctacctcgctgcaggaCTTCTGGGGCTGCAGATGGAACCTCGTCGTCACCAGTATCCTACGCCCCACCGTATACGAACCCACCCGTGCCATCGGATCCCATCTGATTGGTCGGAAATGGGCCCCACTTCCAGCAGTTTTCGCAACCTTTGTGGTATCGGCAATAATGCATGAGATCATTTTCTACTATCTGGGGCGCGTGAGGCCCAACTGGGAGATCTCGTGGTTCTTTCTGCTTCATGGAATTTGTTTAACGGCCGAGATCGCTCTAAAGAAGGTCTTGAACAACAGGTGGCGGCTGCCGAAGATGATCTCGACGATGTTAACTGTTGGGTTTGTTATGAGCACCGGCTTTTGGCTGTTCTTCCCCAAGTTTGTAGAGTACAAGGTCGATGTTAGAGCGTTTGAAGAGTACGCGGAGATAGGCGCGTACATGAAGAACGTGAGTCAGAGTATAGCTCGTGTTTTACCGGGTCATTAA
- the LOC133680448 gene encoding serine/threonine-protein kinase-like protein At3g51990, whose amino-acid sequence MGYLSCKADSAIGITSTTPTSQTSSSSSKNKQEKPIKIQEFNYSDIEAATNGFSDQKLLGKGSHGCVYKAVLRGRHVAVKKPSKGFEIGQEVDNEIEILSKIHSPRLVNLLGFANDTKDRLLVVEFMSNGTLYDILHSNSRPPNWGRRIRMALQIANAIDTLHSQNPPIIHRDIKSANVLIDRNFNARLGDFGLALRCGVDDDYRLKSTPPAGTIGYLDPCYVTPDNLSTKTDVFSFGILFLEIISGRKAIDVGHSPPSIVDWAIPLIKKGKLAAIYDPRTFPLKDPMIRKQLALIASKCVRSCRERRPAMKEVVDWLTTLSKLVPLHSWNGLNNPCMMVETMGRPVELRNTRFGSRPQGDGEENLNEIDGKAGRKSMMDTRRVYSDLGFRSNLMELMAGTDAETDGVESSLKSANRFSSSRFVSPRHGMEGRAQSHAHGKRKGLFQARKNQSVGGGSELFPTRDNAVARSSFSGQGCYGI is encoded by the coding sequence ATGGGATACCTTTCTTGCAAGGCAGACTCGGCCATTGGCATAACCTCTACTACCCCAACATCTCaaacatcttcttcttcttctaaaaaCAAGCAAGAAAAACCCATCAAGATCCAGGAGTTTAACTACAGTGATATTGAGGCAGCCACCAATGGTTTCTCTGACCAGAAACTGCTGGGCAAAGGCAGCCATGGCTGTGTCTACAAGGCTGTTTTACGTGGCCGACATGTTGCTGTTAAGAAACCGTCAAAGGGTTTTGAAATTGGCCAAGAAGTCGATAACGAGATCGAGATCTTGTCCAAGATTCACAGCCCAAGACTGGTAAACTTATTAGGCTTTGCTAATGATACCAAGGATAGATTGCTTGTTGTTGAGTTTATGAGTAATGGCACTCTTTATGATATTCTTCACTCAAATTCTAGACCACCCAATTGGGGTAGAAGAATTAGGATGGCTTTGCAAATTGCTAATGCTATTGATACATTACACTCACAAAACCCACCCATAATCCATAGAGATATCAAGTCTGCAAATGTTTTGATTGATAGGAATTTCAATGCAAGATTGGGTGATTTTGGTTTAGCACTTAGGtgtggtgttgatgatgattataGACTTAAGTCAACCCCACCTGCTGGAACCATTGGCTATCTTGATCCATGCTATGTTACCCCGGATAATTTGAGTACTAAAACTGATGTGTTTAGTtttgggattttgtttttggagaTTATTAGTGGAAGGAAGGCTATTGATGTGGGGCATTCGCCGCCTTCTATTGTAGATTGGGCAATTCCACTAATTAAAAAGGGGAAACTTGCTGCTATATATGATCCAAGAACTTTCCCTCTTAAGGATCCTATGATTAGGAAGCAGCTGGCTTTGATTGCTTCTAAATGTGTGAGGTCTTGTCGGGAGCGGAGACCTGCAATGAAGGAGGTTGTTGATTGGTTAACTACATTGAGTAAATTGGTTCCGCTTCATTCATGGAATGGGTTAAACAATCCGTGCATGATGGTGGAGACAATGGGGCGTCCTGTTGAACTAAGAAACACACGGTTTGGTTCCAGACCACAAGGTGATGGAGAAGAgaatttgaatgaaatagaTGGTAAAGCGGGCAGGAAATCAATGATGGATACACGGCGAGTGTATTCAGATTTGGGGTTTCGAAGCAATTTGATGGAACTCATGGCTGGAACAGATGCCGAGACTGATGGGGTTGAGTCTAGTTTGAAATCTGCAAATCGGTTTTCTAGTTCTAGATTTGTTAGTCCACGACATGGTATGGAAGGAAGAGCTCAATCTCATGCCCATGGTAAAAGAAAAGGTCTCTTTCAAGCTAGAAAAAACCAATCAGTTGGGGGTGGTTCAGAATTATTCCCAACAAGGGATAACGCAGTTGCTCGTTCAAGTTTTAGTGGCCAAGGTTGTTATGGTATCTAG
- the LOC133680611 gene encoding acyl-CoA--sterol O-acyltransferase 1-like, translating to MENEICNLIKVWFSVFASVCYCYAIGKVVPKGTRRLIFLLPIVCLFLYLPLHLFAIHFRGPTAFFIAWLANFKLLLFAFGKGPLSSDNPSISLPHFVAVACLPIKIQHNVNDSSPKSHIHSQKLEDGKRSSRNYGVKTLLLAILVNVHNYSDYIHPKVVSLLYVMYLYIQLEILLAIAATMAKVLLGQELEPQFNEPYLSTSVQDFWGRRWNLMVSSILRLAVYEPTGNIASGLVGRKWARIPAVMGTFFVSGIMHELMFFYLGRDKLTLELTCFFLLHGLCLIVEGVLKKRFGGRWKLPTVISGLLTTGFVMLTGYWLFLPSMYSCKVFERASAEYAQLVTFIENTIIHRHLNLFGS from the coding sequence ATGGAGAATGAAATCTGCAACTTGATAAAGGTATGGTTCTCAGTCTTTGCTTCTGTATGCTATTGCTATGCTATTGGGAAGGTAGTTCCGAAAGGAACTCGAAGACTTATCTTTTTGCTCCCAATCGTTTGCCTCTTTCTTTACCTTCCTCTTCATCTATTCGCCATTCATTTCAGAGGCCCCACAGCTTTTTTCATTGCCTGGCTTGCAAATTTCAAGCTTCTACTCTTTGCTTTCGGCAAAGGCCCTTTGTCTTCAGATAATCCATCCATCTCTCTGCCACATTTTGTGGCTGTAGCTTGTCTACCCATCAAGATCCAACATAACGTTAATGACTCATCTCCAAAATCACATATACATTCCCAGAAGCTTGAAGATGGTAAGAGATCATCTCGAAATTATGGGGTCAAGACTTTGCTTTTGGCTATATTGGTGAATGTTCATAATTATAGTGACTATATCCATCCGAAGGTCGTTTCCTTGCTTTATGTCATGTACTTGTATATCCAACTTGAAATATTACTAGCCATAGCAGCAACCATGGCTAAAGTGTTGTTAGGACAAGAGTTAGAGCCACAGTTCAACGAGCCCTACCTCTCCACTTCAGTACAAGACTTCTGGGGTAGAAGATGGAACCTCATGGTTTCAAGTATCCTTCGACTTGCCGTTTATGAACCCACCGGCAACATAGCCTCTGGTCTTGTGGGCAGAAAATGGGCTCGAATTCCAGCAGTCATGGGGACATTTTTTGTCTCGGGTATCATGCACGAGCTCATGTTCTTTTACCTAGGGCGTGACAAGCTCACATTGGAGTTGACTTGCTTCTTTCTCCTCCATGGACTGTGTCTAATAGTTGAGGGTGTTTTGAAGAAGCGTTTTGGCGGCAGGTGGAAGTTGCCGACGGTGATTTCTGGGCTACTGACTACCGGGTTCGTGATGTTGACGGGGTATTGGTTGTTTTTACCGTCAATGTATAGCTGCAAGGTTTTTGAAAGGGCATCTGCAGAGTATGCCCAGTTAGTCACATTCATAGAAAATACAATTATTCATCGTCATTTGAATTTGTTTGGTTCATAG